Genomic window (Dyadobacter fanqingshengii):
GGAACGATTAATGGAATCAGCAAAGTGCAAGCCAATGCACCTATACAGGCCATTTATCAACTGCCAAGCTTTGAATTTTTTTTGCAAACCGGATTTGCTCACTCCAATTCTATCGTCATCGAAAATGAAAATATTATGGCTTCAAAAGAGGAAGGGATGGTTAGGTATAACATGAAGAAAAGGACATATAAAAGGTATGTCGTGACAGATGGCCCGGATTGGGGTAGGAACAGATTCTTAATGTCTGTGCATTTTAATGATACATGGTGGTGTGCTGGTTTTGATGGAGTTTATTCTCTTAAAGAGGGAGAGAACAAATTGAAAGCTTTTACTAAAATCAGAAAACCAAACAAGAGACATATCGATTTTATTTTTCTTGATAAAACAGGCCACATTTGGTTTCAGGTGAGAGATGATGCCATTTACCGTTACAATCCCAAAACCGAGAAATGCGACCGTTTTGATAAAGTAGGTGGTCGTTCCGGGTTTGTCAACAGCCAGAGTTTTCTAGTGAAACGAAACGGTGATATTTTATTCGGCGTATACGGTCTCGGGTTTCTGAAATTTGATACTGGCACCGAACAATTCTCAACAATCCCGGTTAATAGTGCAGGCGATTTTCTTGCTTATAGCATGGCAGAGGACGATTTCGGAAATACTTGGGCAGTGGCCAGGAATCGAGGCATATTAAAATTTGATACGCAAAATGAACTCATAGATAGCCTTAATTCCAGCAATGACTTTTTTTACGATCATTTGAGTAGCATCGCAATCGATCATTTGGGAAATGTTTGGGCAGGAGGAAGTGAAGGACTTCTGTTTGTAGACCCGCAATCTAAGGTAGTAACGAGGGTCGAAATTGATCTTGGACAAAATCTTCAGGATTTCTGGAATTATCTGTATGTGACCAACAAACGGGTTTATGCGGTGATGCTGGACCACGTTCTGGAATTTGATCCTTCCAAATTTGCATCATTGAAAGTTAAAAAAGCACCTCATATCACATCTGTTAAGGTTTTTGGGAATGAGAAAGAAGATTTTCAAAAGCAAGGACGCCTGGAATTGCAATCGGATGAAGATTATCTGACATTCCAATATGCTTCTCTCGATCACCGGGATGTGCCTTCATTGAAATACAGCTATTTTCTGGAAGGGTTTGATAAAAACTGGATCAACGCGGGGCGTTCGCTGGTTGCATCTTATAAAAATCTTCCCTGGGGAGAATATAAGTTTAAAGTGAGAAGCACGGATGAACATGGCAATTGGATGAAGGTTGCCGGAACATTGCTGGTCAACATTCAACCTCCCTGGTGGCAGCAATCTTGGTTCATTGCGAGTATGACGGCCTTGTTCGGCTTTTTATTGATTAATCTTTATCGTGCCTTTATAGGTCGGAAACGAAAACTGATGATGGAGGCAAGCATTGATTATTTTGCCAATTCAGTTTATGGCGGAAATTCGGTCAATGAGATATGCTGGGATATCGCCCGTAATTGTATTACTCAGCTGGATTTCCAGGATTGCGTGGTTTACCTGATGGACAAGAAAAAAAATGTGCTCATACAAAAAGCAGCAATCAGCAATAAAGCCAACAAGGGGATTGAGGTGGATAGTTTAATAGAAATTCCTATGGGCAGAGGCATCGTAGGAACAGTCGCCACCACGGGGAAGCAACTGCTAATCCCTGACACTTCCAAGGATGAAAGATATGTTGTCAATGAAGAAAGGCGGTTTTCTGAGCTGTCTGTGCCTATAATACACGATGGGAAAGTGATTGGTGTGATAGATTCGGAGCATACGGAAAAAAATTACTTTAAGGAAGAGCACCTGAAAGCATTGTCTATCATAGCTTCAATCAGCTCGGGCAAAATTGCCGAAGCACTCGCTCAGGCCGCTACCAAGGAAAAAGAAATTGAATTGCTTGAAATCAACAAAATGCTCGCTGAAAGTCAATTGATGGCATTACGTGCGCAGATGAATCCCCATTTCGTATTTAATTGTCTTAACAGTATTCAGGAATGTATAGTAACGGAAAAATTTGGGGAGGCCAGTATTTATCTAAACCTCTTTTCAAAATTGTTTCGAACACTGCTGAATAATTCAGGCAAGAATCTGGTGACAATTGAAGAGGAGCGGCACGTCCTGGAACTGTATCTTCAGCTGGAAGAAATGAGGTTTTCCAATAGCTTTTCCTATGAAATACGTGTAGACGACGAACTAGAAGTGGAGGAAATCTTAGTTCCTGCAATGCTTATTCAGCCCTATGTCGAAAATGCACTATGGCATGGACTCATGCATTCAAAGTTGGAGCGGAAACTGCTGATAGAGTTCAAAAAGATCGATGAGGATATTTTTGAGTGCAGGATAGATGACAATGGAATTGGTAGAAAGAAATCCTATGAGATCAAGGCGTTCACTAGTAAATCCAGGCATCATGTGTCGAGAGGTTTGGGGATTTCCAGTGATCGCCTGGCCGTTCTGACCAGGCAAGGCCACCATGCGGAAGTGCATTTTGTTGACAAAATGCATGAAAATGGCGAGGCGGCCGGAACATTGGTTATAGTGAGACTATCCACTTATTTAAAGTAAACTACAATCTTTTTCAATGCTGTACCTACTGAATACCCACATAATAATAGAATTAGGACTGTTCATCTTCATTCTTTTAGCCACCCTTTACTTTTACTTCGGTATACAAAAAAGCCTTCAACTAGCCAGAAAAGCGAGAATTAAGCTATTAGGACAAGAGGCTCTCGCAACAATCCTATTTATAGAAGCGGAAGAAGGACATCCCATAAAAAAGCCGTTTAAAATTCAAATTCAAGTAGAGCCTGTTATGGGGAGAAATTTCGTAACAGATTTAACCGACCTCCCAAAATCGGTTGTTCAATCAGTCAAGGTTGGAGATAAAATGCATGTAAAATTCCTTCCCAAAAACCCTAGAAAGGTAATTTTCATAAGGCTGTTGAGTATTGACTAGCTAATACAATAAGCGCCATTTTACCGATAAATAATTCTGCCATGGCCGTTAGTTCAATGGACTACTCGTAGATGAATGGAAAGACAATGGGTTGATCTATTATTGTTGTCCAAACAGTATTAATCGTTAAAACAACATGCTGATACGTGCCCGAAGGGCCAGAGGAGCCTGTTGCAGCAAAAGTTGTGACACTGGAAATCCAAAACTTACCGGAAAGGTCATTATAGGTATCGTGTCGCATTTGAAACATTAGGTAATTATGATTAGTTACAATTCTTTTCTATAAACAAATGCAACAACAAGATATCCAAGTAGGCGACGTGGTATGGTTGAAATCGGGGAGTCCTTCTATGACGGTGGATGGGTTTCATCAGACCTCTAAAAATTTTTTACAGGTGTTTTTGGTTTAATGAAGAAGGAAATGCCGTTTCCGAGTATTTCAATCAGCTTAGTTTGACTACAAATGATAATACGCTGAAATTTTCAGTCAAGAACAGATCTGAAAACCAGTAACTGTGGATTTAAATCAAAGCGGAAGTCCCGGGCTTTCAGACTTTACCAAGAAGTGAGTCAGACTGTTCCCGGGCTTTTTTGTGCGCAATCCTTTCAAAGCACATTACTAGCACAGGGAGGGATCGAGTTACCATTGTGCTGACCTAATCAAATTTTGCAATGGCAGGGGCGTTTAGTTTCTTTGTAAGAATTGATTTTATATAATTTTCTTATGAACAGAAATTTGCTGGCGGGAATGTTCCTGTCAATCACGACTTTGGCTTTTGGGCAGGATGATGCTGCCAAATATGCCGAGAGTATAACTCCTGCCGATTTAAAAAAGCATTTGGTAATCATCGCCTCAGATAGCCTCGAGGGTCGTGACACGGGCTCGCCTGGGCAGAAAAAGGCGGCGGAATATGTTTCGGGATTTTATAAGGAATATGGCTTGACGCCCGCTGCAACCGCTACTGATGGTTCCAAAAGTTATTTGCAAAAATATAATCTTCATAAAAGAAGCTGGGGTGAAGTTTATGTGAAAGTGGGTAGCAAAAAGTATGAGTTTAATAAAGACTTTTATCTCAATGGCCTATTGAACGTTCCTCAGGAATCAAGCTCAGAAGTGATTTTGGTGGGTTATGGCATTGATGATACCAGCTATACAGACTACAATAACCAGGATGTAAAAGGCAAATCCGTCATCATGTTTGAAGGTGAGCCAAAAAGCGCGGATGGCAAATATTTGGTAAGCGGCACAACTGAAAAGACCAAGTGGAGCGGGCCGGTTTCATGGCAGGCGAAGGCAAGGGTGGCCCTGGACAGAGGTGCAACCTATGTTTTTATCATTACCGAAAAGACCGGTGAGGATCTAGATAAGGAGATCCGGCAACGTGCAGTAATGGCCAGACGTTTCAGCGCGCCAACACTAAAGCCGGTAGTAGAAACACCTAACAGCGTTGCGGCGTTCGCCGTTTCTTCCGGAATTGCCGCTCAGATCCTGAGCACTTCTGCGAATAAACTTTCCAAGGAAAAAGCGTCTATTGATAAATCTGGTAAGCCACTTTCAAAGCAGATGACTGGAAATGTGGCGGTAAAAGCGGAGCGTCAGAGCGAGACGATCGAAACCGAGAATGTAGCCGCATTTATGGAAGGTTCGGATAAAAAAGATGAAGTGCTGGTAATCAGCGCACATTTGGACCACATTGGAATTTCGGATAATGGTGAGATTAACAATGGGGCTGATGATGACGGGTCGGGCACCGTATCGCTGCTTGAAATTGCGGAGGCATTCAGCAAAGCAAAAGCAGAGGGTAAGGGACCC
Coding sequences:
- a CDS encoding sensor histidine kinase, with amino-acid sequence MALIYRICFAICFLPGLANAQFIFQNLRTRDGLSSKVIQCLYKDNEGFLWIGTARGLNRFDGAIVKQYRSKTDYKDLYINAIQPFGDTEIIIGTREGLRIFDKKAGSFRRDQRFNVLEDQEIINIKSDPYNRLWILTKSEMYVFVNGKLVPADVEIPDAKILHDGNYGLSVMTWDNKRNGFWLGGLKTYFIDCKKNMVYHKLNNPEKIPILQSDNVFSIAVDRNSNIWYGCNVNKSLNFWDCRTNDVKTFFELEGKKTEGINFLFIDKKDRVWISTWSFAAYIKEPGEDIKKIPYSQNRTYSVGYGYFQDIIEDQEGNIWLGTINGISKVQANAPIQAIYQLPSFEFFLQTGFAHSNSIVIENENIMASKEEGMVRYNMKKRTYKRYVVTDGPDWGRNRFLMSVHFNDTWWCAGFDGVYSLKEGENKLKAFTKIRKPNKRHIDFIFLDKTGHIWFQVRDDAIYRYNPKTEKCDRFDKVGGRSGFVNSQSFLVKRNGDILFGVYGLGFLKFDTGTEQFSTIPVNSAGDFLAYSMAEDDFGNTWAVARNRGILKFDTQNELIDSLNSSNDFFYDHLSSIAIDHLGNVWAGGSEGLLFVDPQSKVVTRVEIDLGQNLQDFWNYLYVTNKRVYAVMLDHVLEFDPSKFASLKVKKAPHITSVKVFGNEKEDFQKQGRLELQSDEDYLTFQYASLDHRDVPSLKYSYFLEGFDKNWINAGRSLVASYKNLPWGEYKFKVRSTDEHGNWMKVAGTLLVNIQPPWWQQSWFIASMTALFGFLLINLYRAFIGRKRKLMMEASIDYFANSVYGGNSVNEICWDIARNCITQLDFQDCVVYLMDKKKNVLIQKAAISNKANKGIEVDSLIEIPMGRGIVGTVATTGKQLLIPDTSKDERYVVNEERRFSELSVPIIHDGKVIGVIDSEHTEKNYFKEEHLKALSIIASISSGKIAEALAQAATKEKEIELLEINKMLAESQLMALRAQMNPHFVFNCLNSIQECIVTEKFGEASIYLNLFSKLFRTLLNNSGKNLVTIEEERHVLELYLQLEEMRFSNSFSYEIRVDDELEVEEILVPAMLIQPYVENALWHGLMHSKLERKLLIEFKKIDEDIFECRIDDNGIGRKKSYEIKAFTSKSRHHVSRGLGISSDRLAVLTRQGHHAEVHFVDKMHENGEAAGTLVIVRLSTYLK
- a CDS encoding DUF2158 domain-containing protein, with amino-acid sequence MQQQDIQVGDVVWLKSGSPSMTVDGFHQTSKNFLQVFLV
- a CDS encoding M28 family peptidase, producing MNRNLLAGMFLSITTLAFGQDDAAKYAESITPADLKKHLVIIASDSLEGRDTGSPGQKKAAEYVSGFYKEYGLTPAATATDGSKSYLQKYNLHKRSWGEVYVKVGSKKYEFNKDFYLNGLLNVPQESSSEVILVGYGIDDTSYTDYNNQDVKGKSVIMFEGEPKSADGKYLVSGTTEKTKWSGPVSWQAKARVALDRGATYVFIITEKTGEDLDKEIRQRAVMARRFSAPTLKPVVETPNSVAAFAVSSGIAAQILSTSANKLSKEKASIDKSGKPLSKQMTGNVAVKAERQSETIETENVAAFMEGSDKKDEVLVISAHLDHIGISDNGEINNGADDDGSGTVSLLEIAEAFSKAKAEGKGPRRSILFLNVTGEEKGLFGSEYYSENPLFPLKNTIADLNIDMIGRVDQAHASDPKYVYLIGSDKLSSKLHEISEEANKKYINYQLDYTFNDPKDPNRFYYRSDHYNFAKMGVPVIFYFTGVHEDYHKPGDDVEKILFDKQAPIVKLVFHTAWELVNREERIEVDSNKQ